In the Syntrophorhabdales bacterium genome, one interval contains:
- a CDS encoding ABC transporter substrate-binding protein, which yields MIGAKLSRVAFVLMICLLLLLANLSLVFAQTKPSLRLGVNMDATGYGAWLGEPEVRAVEFFAEQLNATGGIKGRPLQVFAYDNESSPEKSASNVKKMIQRDKVVAIIGTPITATSNAAKPVAQEEKVVNYSTSGSFDPNYADSFCFASWVHTSEMVETIFDYLVKKGTKRVATLCATDSTGQTWFEEVNKAAKKYRLEIAGERFNVKDLDVTAQLAKVKGINPQALIVGVSGAPNAVVAKNFTQMGFKIPYITGHGNLSDTFIKLIRDFQPEPLLLPGAHYVVWRELPDSYPQKKLMKEFTEAFEKKFKKEPDIYAVVATDAARVVAEGMRQVIPEGPNESVKLRDAIERIKNYPGIFGGTYTFSKDDHRGIHKDAALMVQVKDGRFVMAR from the coding sequence TCTCTCGTCTTCGCGCAAACTAAGCCATCGCTGCGACTCGGTGTCAACATGGATGCGACTGGTTATGGAGCGTGGCTGGGAGAGCCGGAGGTGCGTGCCGTTGAGTTCTTTGCAGAGCAGCTCAATGCGACAGGAGGTATCAAAGGCCGCCCCCTGCAGGTCTTTGCCTACGACAACGAGAGCAGTCCTGAGAAATCGGCGAGCAACGTCAAGAAGATGATCCAACGGGATAAGGTCGTGGCAATCATCGGAACGCCCATCACTGCAACCTCGAACGCTGCGAAGCCCGTCGCTCAGGAGGAAAAGGTTGTGAACTACTCGACGTCAGGCTCCTTCGACCCCAACTATGCCGATTCCTTCTGCTTCGCCTCCTGGGTGCACACTTCGGAGATGGTCGAGACCATCTTTGACTATCTGGTGAAAAAGGGCACCAAACGGGTGGCTACGCTTTGTGCCACCGATTCAACGGGTCAGACATGGTTCGAAGAGGTGAACAAGGCCGCAAAGAAATACAGACTTGAGATCGCGGGTGAACGTTTCAATGTCAAGGATTTGGATGTGACGGCGCAACTTGCCAAGGTTAAGGGGATCAATCCTCAGGCGCTCATTGTCGGTGTGAGCGGCGCACCGAATGCTGTGGTCGCCAAGAATTTCACGCAAATGGGTTTCAAAATACCCTACATCACAGGGCACGGCAATCTTTCTGACACCTTCATCAAACTCATCCGGGATTTTCAGCCGGAGCCACTTCTGCTGCCCGGTGCCCATTACGTCGTTTGGAGAGAACTTCCCGATTCGTATCCCCAGAAGAAGCTGATGAAGGAGTTCACCGAGGCTTTTGAAAAGAAGTTCAAGAAAGAGCCTGATATCTATGCAGTTGTGGCTACGGATGCTGCGCGGGTCGTTGCAGAAGGGATGAGGCAGGTCATCCCTGAAGGGCCCAATGAAAGCGTCAAACTGAGAGATGCCATCGAGCGGATCAAGAACTATCCCGGGATTTTTGGTGGAACCTACACGTTCAGCAAGGATGACCATCGAGGTATTCACAAGGATGCCGCGTTGATGGTCCAGGTGAAGGACGGAAGGTTCGTGATGGCCAGATAG